Sequence from the Priestia megaterium genome:
CAATATATGGAATGAGCATCAATACACCTACTATGGCAATTAAAGAGGAGAGAAATTTACTGCTAAAACGTTCTCTGGCATAATCAGCAAGCGTAGTAAGTTTGTGCTTTTTAGCAACAGTCCAAAGCTTTGGAAGAAAAAAGTATGAAATTAAAAAGGCTAAAACAGAGTAAGGAATCGCAAAAAATGCAATGCTTCCTCCTTGATAGGCTGTACTTGTAAGACCTAGGAATGTATAAGCAGTATATAAATCTGCTCCTACTAAAAGCCAGACGAGCAGGCTTCCAAAACGTCTTCCACCTACAGCCCACTCTTCAACTGAGCTTCTAGATGATTTGTCACGTCCTGCTATAAAGCCAATCGCGATAACGACAAGAACAATTGCTGATGTGATTAAAAGTGCGGTTAAATTTCCTTGCATTATTCAATGTCCCCCCAAGATTTTTGTAAACGATAAATGATAAAAGTACACACAGGTGTTAAGAAGACCCATAAAAATAACCATAAATGCAAAAGCGGTAACCCAAAAATAATTGGATGAATGTTATTTACAAAAGGTAAAAAAGCGAATTGAGCAATAAATGGAATAATGAATAAAATAAATATTATGAATTTTCTATTCAATTTTTACTCCTCCTACTAAAAATTTATCTAACAATGTTCACTATGATAGCAAGTCTGACATAGTAAAGCAATAAGTTTTTTGAAAATTTAGTTATAATCTATGAAAATTTTTTTAGAAAAACAAAAAAAACTTATGACGAGAGTGTATTTGGAATAAATATGGAAGGGGAAGGGAGATAATCTAAGCGAAGTTGCCTTTGAAGCAAAAAGAGAACGGAAAAGAAGAAATTTAGTTCTGCAAAGAAGTTTTGCTTTTTCGATGAGATAAAGTATATTGATATTGCATTAGGGGAAGAGGGTTTATATGTTCAAATAGAGATTCATGGAAGGCATAAAACAGAGCAAATAAAAAAACTAGACAATAAGTGCTTGTCTAGTTCCACCATTCTGTTAATGGTCCTTTGTCGCCATAAACAGGATCTGTTGTAGGAATAGGTACTTGTGCAATTTCATCAAATACATGAGGACGATCAGTTTGTTTTCCTGTTCGTAAATTGTAATCCATGCCTTCTGGATAAGCTCCAACCACTTTAAAATCAGCAGTTGATTGCAGACGCATATGCCCTGTGCCAGCAGGAAGTACGAGCACATCGCCAGCGTGCACCACAATATTTTCCCCCATATGTCCACCTAGTTTTAAACGGGCAGATCCGCTAATTACACCTAGTGCTTCATGAGAATTGCTGTGGTAATGGTGAAAATCATATATGCCGCCTACCCAGCTGTTTTTCCAGTTGTGAGAATTAAAAATGCTCTCTACTTTCTCTTTCTTACTGATAAATACGTGTTCATACAACAAAACCGGAAGACGAGGGTGATTTGGAATGGTTCCGTCGTCATCAAAATAAAGAACTTTTACATTTGCATAATTCATAAGCATCCCTCTAACAATCTTTTTTCGTAATTTTCCCTGTTTTTTGCTTGCGTAAACAGAGAAGTTTGCTCGAAGTACTTCATTAGTTGCGAAGTGCATGATATGTAGGTTTTAACGTTTTCCAAAAAGAAGTCTCCCACTTCAAGCGTCGCTAAGTGGTGGGCAGTTCATTTCAGTATCTTTTCTTCATATTGTATATAAGTAAAGGGCCTAGTGCAAGAATTCTATAGATATACAGCT
This genomic interval carries:
- a CDS encoding DUF3311 domain-containing protein → MNRKFIIFILFIIPFIAQFAFLPFVNNIHPIIFGLPLLHLWLFLWVFLTPVCTFIIYRLQKSWGDIE
- a CDS encoding cupin domain-containing protein translates to MHFATNEVLRANFSVYASKKQGKLRKKIVRGMLMNYANVKVLYFDDDGTIPNHPRLPVLLYEHVFISKKEKVESIFNSHNWKNSWVGGIYDFHHYHSNSHEALGVISGSARLKLGGHMGENIVVHAGDVLVLPAGTGHMRLQSTADFKVVGAYPEGMDYNLRTGKQTDRPHVFDEIAQVPIPTTDPVYGDKGPLTEWWN